The sequence CCTACTCCTCTCCTAGGTCCATGGTCAGTTCCTTCTATGATCCAATGCTATCAAATTATTTTCCTTTGTAACGAAAAGTATAACTAGAGATGCATACAATTACACATTCCTAATTATCCCTGGTTCTTGATTAATCACAGGTGACGCTGCCATCGTTGAGGATGAGCAAGAAGAGGTCCCAGGGCATCCGGTGCGACTACATCGGCTCAGCCACCAACGTTGTAAGAACACACACTCCATCTTCTTGTGGCATTTCTAATTTGTCGGTGTGATTAATTAGCTGAATTCTACGACGTGATTAGGCTTGATGTGAATGTAATGTGATGGGCAATTTATTTGGGGGGCGATGCAGATcatggtgacgacgacgacgctgatgCTGTTCGCGGGGAGGTTCGGGCTGGCGCCGTCGGCGAACAGGAAGTCGACGGCGGGGCTGAAGCTGGAGGCGCGCGACTCCGGCCTGCAGACCGGCGACCCCGCCGGGTTCACGCTCGCCGACACGCTGGCCTGCGGCGCCGTCGGCCACATCatggg is a genomic window of Oryza glaberrima chromosome 7, OglaRS2, whole genome shotgun sequence containing:
- the LOC127778637 gene encoding photosystem I reaction center subunit psaK, chloroplastic codes for the protein MASQLSAATSVPQFHGLRTYSSPRSMVTLPSLRMSKKRSQGIRCDYIGSATNVIMVTTTTLMLFAGRFGLAPSANRKSTAGLKLEARDSGLQTGDPAGFTLADTLACGAVGHIMGVGVVLGLKNIGVLDQIIG